CGCGACTGGAAGCGCGGCGGCCACGGCGCCTATGTCGACATGAACGAGGCGATTGCAGAAAGCTGCGATGTTTACTTCTACGAACTGGCCTACAAACTCGGCATTGACCGTCTTTATGACTTTGGCACGCGCTTCGGTCTGGGCAATGTGACCGGCATCGACAATACCAACGAGCGTGCCGGGCTGCTGCCATCGCGAGCGTGGAAAGAGGCGACCCGTGGCAGCCACTGGTATCCCGGCGAGACCATCAACGTGGGCATCGGTCAGGGCTTTATGCTGGCCACGCCGCTGCAGATTGCGGTGGCGACCTCGGTGATTGCCTCTCGTGGAGAGCTGCGTGCGCCGCGCCTGCTGGCGTCTGTGGCGGGAGAGCCGGTTGAAGCGCCGCTGCTGGGCAAAATGGAAGATGTGCCCGAGAGCGCCTGGAATGCTGTCGTACGCGGCATGGAGGAAGTGATCTACGGCGTGCGCGGCACGGGCCGGTCATTGCGCCGTGGCCTCGACTACCGCCTGGCGGGCAAAACCGGTACCGCGCAGGTGGTGAGTATCGCCGAGGGTGAAAAGTACGACTCCGAGGCACTGGAGAAGCGCAAGCGCGACCACGCCCTGTTTGTGGCCTTCGCACCGGTGGAAGACCCCCGGATCGCGGTGGCGGTTATAGTTGAGAACGGCGAGAGCGGTGGCGGGGTGGCTGGCCCGGTCGCGCGGGCGGTCATTGATGCCTACCTGAGTGGTGCCGATCAAGTGGCGCCGGTTCCCGAGGTAAAGAGCGATGAATAATTCCGATTTCCTGCGCCAGTTACCCGGTGGCGCCGGGCCTATGCACAGCCAGCGCAGCCTGTCTCAGCGCCTGCGTATCGATCCGATTTTGCTGGTATTGCTGTTGATCCTGAGCGGTGTGGGACTGGCGGTGCTGTACAGCGCCAGCGATGAGAACAGCGCCGTGGTGCTGCGTCAGGGACGCTTCCTGTCCGTCGCCTTTGTGGTGATGTTGCTGGTCGCGCAGCTTCACGCCGAGCAGCTTCAGCGCTGGGCGCCCTTTGCCTTTGCGGGGGTGGTCATTCTGCTGCTGGCGGTGGATTTTGTCGGGGTGGGGGCCAAAGGTGCGCAGCGCTGGCTGTCGCTGGGTGGCTTCCGCTTTCAGCCCTCGGAGCTGGCCAAGTTGATCATGCCAATGACGGTGGCGTGGCATTTGTCCTCTCATCCGCTGCCGCCGGGCTGGCGACACACGGCGGTGAGTCTGATTCTGATCCTTGTCCCCACGGTTCTGGTGGCGACGCAGCCGGACCTGGGGACCTCGATTCTTATTGCCACCTCCGGGGTGTTCGTGCTGTTTCTCGGCGGTATTAGCTGGGCGTTTGTGGCCTCGTGTATGGCGCTGCTGGCGGCGGCGGCGTGGCCGATGTGGCACTTTGTGCTGCACGATTACCAGCGCCAGCGGATTCTCACCCTGCTGAATCCCGAAAGTGACAAGCTGGGGGCGGGGTGGAACATCATTCAGTCCAAAACGGCCATCGGTTCCGGGGGCTTTGAAGGCAAGGGTTGGCTGTTGGGCACCCAGTCGCATCTCGATTTTCTGCCGGAAAGCCACACCGACTTCATCATTGCGGTACTGGCGGAAGAACACGGCCTGCGCGGGGTCTTGCTGCTGTTGCTGCTCTACGGCCTGATCATCGGGCGCGGTGTGTGGATTGCCACTCAGGCAAAACATTGCTTCGGACGCTTGTTGGGCGGGAGTATTATCCTCACTTTCTTTGTCTACGTATTCGTTAACATGGGTATGGTCTCCGGGCTGCTGCCGGTGGTGGGGGTTCCACTGCCGCTGGTCAGTCAGGGGGGCACCTCCCTTGTGACATTGTTGGTGGGTTTTGGCATATTGATGGGAATCTGT
The DNA window shown above is from Spongiibacter tropicus DSM 19543 and carries:
- the rodA gene encoding rod shape-determining protein RodA, producing MNNSDFLRQLPGGAGPMHSQRSLSQRLRIDPILLVLLLILSGVGLAVLYSASDENSAVVLRQGRFLSVAFVVMLLVAQLHAEQLQRWAPFAFAGVVILLLAVDFVGVGAKGAQRWLSLGGFRFQPSELAKLIMPMTVAWHLSSHPLPPGWRHTAVSLILILVPTVLVATQPDLGTSILIATSGVFVLFLGGISWAFVASCMALLAAAAWPMWHFVLHDYQRQRILTLLNPESDKLGAGWNIIQSKTAIGSGGFEGKGWLLGTQSHLDFLPESHTDFIIAVLAEEHGLRGVLLLLLLYGLIIGRGVWIATQAKHCFGRLLGGSIILTFFVYVFVNMGMVSGLLPVVGVPLPLVSQGGTSLVTLLVGFGILMGICADERLVHQ